In the genome of Rhodothermales bacterium, one region contains:
- the hisS gene encoding histidine--tRNA ligase: protein MSNPFRNIPGTFDILPNAQTSSDDQIAGSRAWQHVEEVIRRVMHRYGAQEIRTPVLEPTELIARGVGQLTDIVSKEMFAFERGDTNYVLRPEVTAPVMRAWLQHNLGQLGGVQRLFYIGPCFRAERPQKGRYRQFHQFGVEYIGSEDPRADAETILMAIDIYRELGLDEFTVRLNSLGDAESRPRYKEALVAFLTPHAEALSETSRQRLEGNPLRILDTKNPDERALLADAPRLSDFLDDASRAHHAAVKACLDAAGVAYVEDPFLVRGLDYYTRTAFEIESPVLGAQGTLAGGGRYDLLATDVGSKQPVPAVGFAAGMERLFLALGRAGVELPAYEPPDVFVVALGDAAAEWAFGAANALRQNGIRVMYDLRGRSMKAQMREANRQAAPRVLIVGDEELAAGQVIVKNMESGEQVTADWLTVLNESDGH from the coding sequence ATGAGTAATCCCTTCCGGAATATTCCCGGTACGTTCGACATCCTGCCGAATGCCCAGACCAGCAGTGATGACCAGATTGCCGGTTCGCGGGCCTGGCAGCATGTGGAGGAGGTCATCCGCCGCGTCATGCACCGGTATGGCGCCCAGGAAATCCGCACGCCCGTCCTGGAACCCACTGAACTCATTGCGCGCGGAGTCGGGCAGCTGACCGACATCGTTTCGAAAGAGATGTTCGCCTTCGAGCGCGGCGACACGAATTATGTGTTGCGGCCGGAAGTCACGGCGCCCGTCATGCGGGCCTGGTTGCAGCACAATCTGGGACAGCTGGGCGGGGTGCAGCGGCTGTTCTATATCGGGCCCTGTTTCCGGGCCGAGCGACCGCAGAAGGGCCGGTACCGCCAATTCCATCAGTTCGGCGTCGAATACATTGGTTCGGAAGACCCGAGGGCCGATGCGGAGACCATCCTCATGGCCATTGATATCTACCGGGAGCTGGGGTTGGATGAATTCACGGTGCGTCTGAATTCGCTGGGCGATGCCGAATCGCGCCCACGCTACAAGGAGGCCCTCGTTGCGTTCCTGACGCCTCACGCGGAAGCGTTGAGCGAAACCAGCCGTCAGCGACTGGAAGGGAATCCACTCCGCATTCTGGACACCAAGAATCCTGACGAGCGGGCCCTGCTTGCGGATGCTCCCCGGCTGTCGGATTTCCTGGATGATGCGAGCCGCGCGCACCACGCGGCCGTGAAGGCCTGTCTGGATGCGGCCGGCGTGGCCTACGTGGAGGATCCGTTCCTGGTGCGCGGTCTCGACTACTATACGCGTACGGCGTTCGAGATCGAGAGTCCGGTGCTGGGCGCCCAGGGCACCTTGGCCGGTGGTGGTCGATACGATCTACTGGCCACCGACGTGGGTTCCAAGCAACCGGTTCCGGCTGTCGGTTTTGCGGCCGGTATGGAGCGCCTGTTCCTGGCCCTGGGTCGGGCGGGTGTGGAATTGCCGGCATATGAACCACCGGACGTGTTCGTGGTAGCGCTCGGGGATGCCGCCGCTGAGTGGGCGTTCGGAGCCGCCAACGCGTTGCGGCAGAATGGCATACGGGTCATGTACGACCTCCGGGGTCGTTCGATGAAGGCCCAGATGCGGGAGGCGAACCGGCAGGCCGCACCGCGCGTGCTGATTGTGGGTGACGAGGAACTGGCCGCCGGTCAGGTCATTGTGAAAAACATGGAATCCGGCGAACAGGTAACGGCTGACTGGCTGACCGTGTTGAACGAATCCGATGGGCACTGA
- the rlmB gene encoding 23S rRNA (guanosine(2251)-2'-O)-methyltransferase RlmB produces the protein MSEERSRHVAGRNPVRELLEQDADRIEKVLYLASGGGSLGEIRRMADAAGIPVQAVPQGKLNSLVPGVNHQGIVAVVSPIRYMDVDEMLSSVAATLNEVQERKPIILILDHIQDPHNLGAIIRSAVAAGAGGVVIPERGAAPVTAAAVKTSAGTVSQIPIARVGNIKMVIQAMKERGYWIAGAEGSGPTTLWDMDWDRAIGLVIGSEEKGMSRTVRELCDYEVSIPMRGPAESLNASVAAAVLLFQAIRCRV, from the coding sequence ATGAGCGAGGAACGAAGCCGACACGTTGCGGGTCGGAATCCCGTCAGGGAATTGCTGGAGCAGGATGCCGACCGGATCGAGAAAGTGCTTTACCTGGCGTCCGGTGGGGGATCCCTGGGCGAAATCCGGCGCATGGCCGATGCCGCCGGCATTCCGGTACAGGCGGTCCCGCAAGGCAAGTTGAACAGCCTGGTGCCCGGCGTGAACCATCAGGGGATCGTGGCGGTCGTGTCACCCATCCGCTATATGGACGTCGACGAAATGCTGTCGTCGGTGGCCGCCACGCTCAACGAGGTACAGGAGCGCAAGCCCATCATTCTCATCCTGGATCACATCCAGGACCCGCACAATCTGGGGGCCATCATCCGCTCGGCGGTGGCGGCCGGTGCCGGTGGTGTGGTCATTCCGGAGAGGGGCGCGGCACCCGTGACCGCTGCTGCCGTCAAAACCAGTGCGGGGACGGTCTCGCAGATTCCCATTGCCCGCGTCGGCAACATCAAGATGGTCATCCAGGCCATGAAGGAGCGGGGGTACTGGATTGCCGGTGCGGAAGGATCGGGACCTACGACCCTGTGGGACATGGACTGGGATCGCGCCATCGGCCTCGTCATCGGCTCGGAGGAGAAAGGCATGTCGCGGACCGTAAGGGAGTTGTGCGACTACGAAGTCAGCATTCCCATGCGCGGGCCGGCGGAGTCCCTGAACGCATCGGTCGCCGCGGCCGTGTTGCTGTTCCAAGCCATCCGCTGCCGCGTCTAA
- a CDS encoding prolipoprotein diacylglyceryl transferase, producing MYPRLSDIFQDLFGFSLPIPIYSFGFMVAVAVMMAAWLLQKELDRKFRAGIMGSVRVPDPEASAKGKAGRGSRMVDASPSVLVGSITMLAVFSGFAGAKLFHILENLDQFARAPLDMIFSTGGFTFYGGFVVAMLVVSRYLKGKGVSVGAVSDAVAPGLMLAYGIGRIGCHLAGDGDWGIAANLAAKPDWLPMWLWAETYPNNILGIDLSAAPVYPTPIYEFVAALALFGVLWSLRRHAHRAGWLFWMYVVFAGVERFFIEKIRVNNEFDLLGFAVTQAEIISVLLVVAGLVGMWVFRTPGAAAVDATSRAET from the coding sequence ATGTATCCCCGACTGAGCGACATTTTCCAGGACCTGTTCGGGTTTTCCCTCCCCATCCCGATCTATTCGTTCGGATTCATGGTGGCCGTGGCCGTCATGATGGCAGCCTGGTTGCTGCAGAAGGAACTGGATCGCAAGTTCCGGGCAGGCATCATGGGCAGCGTGCGCGTCCCGGACCCCGAGGCGTCCGCAAAAGGGAAAGCCGGACGCGGGTCCCGGATGGTGGATGCGAGTCCGTCCGTACTGGTCGGCAGCATCACCATGCTGGCCGTGTTCAGTGGATTCGCCGGGGCCAAGCTGTTCCACATCCTGGAAAACCTGGACCAATTCGCCCGGGCTCCGCTCGACATGATTTTTTCGACGGGGGGATTCACGTTCTATGGTGGATTCGTCGTGGCCATGCTGGTCGTGTCCCGGTACCTGAAGGGCAAAGGTGTGAGCGTGGGAGCCGTTTCCGATGCGGTAGCACCCGGACTCATGTTGGCTTATGGTATTGGTCGCATTGGTTGCCATCTGGCAGGCGACGGGGACTGGGGGATAGCCGCCAACCTGGCCGCCAAACCGGATTGGCTCCCGATGTGGCTCTGGGCGGAGACCTACCCGAACAACATCCTGGGCATTGACCTGTCTGCCGCCCCGGTCTATCCCACACCCATCTATGAGTTCGTCGCCGCTCTGGCGCTTTTCGGTGTCCTGTGGTCGCTTCGCCGCCATGCCCACCGTGCAGGCTGGTTGTTCTGGATGTACGTGGTCTTTGCGGGCGTGGAGCGGTTCTTCATCGAGAAAATCCGCGTGAACAACGAGTTCGACCTCCTGGGATTCGCCGTTACACAGGCCGAAATCATTTCCGTCCTGCTCGTGGTCGCCGGATTGGTCGGTATGTGGGTTTTTCGAACGCCAGGGGCCGCTGCCGTCGATGCAACATCGCGTGCTGAAACATGA